From a region of the Cervus canadensis isolate Bull #8, Minnesota chromosome 33, ASM1932006v1, whole genome shotgun sequence genome:
- the LOC122433906 gene encoding band 4.1-like protein 3, with product MDFLSDISEEDPFGEADRITLDSLERLSTGEASEQGPCVPDLGPLEAPSEPARPPAPEQAPKEADHTDSECGSLFSFCRCFLPRFPSLLDEDGSLAFPSLPKVWVSFLPADARPYVPVASASFFPSLILIFGLLLSASQSVPFSLTLSLPLALSLCYLEARAAALTAAYDCDWSDKAEEEEALTGCPPSASNLCGQRRSTSP from the coding sequence GACTTCCTCTCTGACATTTCAGAGGAAGACCCCTTTGGGGAGGCCGATCGCATCACTCTCGACAGCTTAGAGCGCCTTTCCACAGGCGAGGCGTCAGAGCAGGGGCCCTGTGTTCCTGACTTGGGTCCTCTTGAAGCCCCTTCTGAGCCTGCTCGCCCCCCTGCCCCCGAGCAGGCTCCAAAAGAGGCCGACCACACGGATTCCGAGTGTGGGTCCTTGTTCAGTTTCTGCAGATGCTTTCTGCCTCGCTTCCCCTCGCTGCTCGATGAGGACGGGTCCCTGGCCTTCCCCAGCCTCCCCAAGGTCTGGGTCTCCTTCCTCCCCGCGGACGCCCGGCCCTACGTGCCCGTCGCCTCCGCCTCGTTCTTCCCCTCGCTCATCCTCATCTTCGGGCTCCTTCTCTCCGCTTCTCAGTCGGTGCCCTTTTCTCTCAccctttccctccctctggcGCTCTCCCTCTGCTATCTGGAGGCGAGAGCTGCCGCCCTGACCGCTGCTTATGACTGTGACTGGAGTGAcaaggcagaggaggaggaagcactTACGGGCTGTCCTCCATCAGCTTCAAACCTGTGCGGGCAACGGCGCTCCACTTCTCCTTAA